The Candidatus Dormiibacterota bacterium genome segment GTGACCTCCGCCGGCGCATCGCCGAGCTTGGTGGCGTTGCTGACGATCCCCGTCCCCAGCGCCTTGGTGAGCACCAGCGCCATCCCCGGGCGCCCGGCGGCGTTGGTGAGCACCCGGTCGGGATGCACGGTGCCGACCACGGCGAGTCCGTACTTCGGCTCCTGGTCGCGCACCGAGTGACCGCCGGCGAGCAGCGCGCCGGCCTCGGCGACGGTGGCGGCGCCGGCCCGGAGCACCCGCTCCAGGACGCTGGCGGGGAGCACGTCCTCCTGCGGCCAGGCGACCAGGTTGAGCGCCAGCAGCGGGGTGCCGCCCATCGCATAGACGTCGCTGAGCGCGTTGGCGGCGGCGATGGCGCCGTAGTCGTCGGGGTCGTCGACGACCGGGGCGAAGAAGTCGGTGGTGAGCACCAGCGCGAGGTCGTCGCGCAGCCGGTAGACCGCGGCGTCGTCGCCGGTGCCGGCGCCGACCAGCAGGGCGGGGTCGTCGACCGGCAGCGGCAGGCCGGCGAGGATGCCGGCGAGGTCGGCCTGGGAGATCTTGGTCGCGCAGCCCCCGCCGGACGCGTAGGCGGTGAGCCGGACTGGTGCCTCGAGCATGGCGGGGAGCGTACTGCTAGGCTGCCGCACCGTGCGTCTGACGGTGCTGGGCAGCGGCTCGGCGTTCAGCGGCTGCGGCCACAACTCCGCCTACTGCGTGGACGGACGCATCCTCGTCGACTGCGGCTGCGCGGTGCAGGTGCAGATGCCCCGCGCCGGCCTGGAGCTGGCCGCGGTCACCACCGTGCTGCTCACCCATTTCCACGCCGACCA includes the following:
- the selD gene encoding selenide, water dikinase SelD produces the protein MLEAPVRLTAYASGGGCATKISQADLAGILAGLPLPVDDPALLVGAGTGDDAAVYRLRDDLALVLTTDFFAPVVDDPDDYGAIAAANALSDVYAMGGTPLLALNLVAWPQEDVLPASVLERVLRAGAATVAEAGALLAGGHSVRDQEPKYGLAVVGTVHPDRVLTNAAGRPGMALVLTKALGTGIVSNATKLGDAPAEVTAAAVASMRRLNCDAAAAALACAVTCATDVTGFGVLGHARSLARASGCGVEVDAAALPLLPGVADLVAAGLVPGGSRRNRADADGWTSWDPGVTELQRTVVTDAQTSGGLLLAVDPARCAELCERLVAAGCSDAVVGRLVEAGAGEVRVRV